The following nucleotide sequence is from Gymnodinialimonas sp. 202GB13-11.
ACGGCGCGCGGCGCGGCGTTCCTGGCTGGATTGGCTGTTGGGTTTTGGCAAGACAAAAGTGCGCTGCGCGAGACGTTTACGCTCGACGAGCAATTCGACCCCAAAGTCGATCGTGCAACAGCGGACAAGCTCTATGCCGGGTGGTTGAAGGCCACTGATCGCGCCCGTGATTGGGAGGAGCATGCGTGATGGATCTGCAACCCGCGACGCAACCGACGATGTATTTCTTCGGGGTAACGACGACCAAATCTTCGATCATGAAGGTTTTCCCTGCCTGGGCGGAGCACCTTGGCCTCGACGCTGTCCTGCAGGGAATAGACTTCCCCCTGAACGATGCACACGCCAATTACCGCGCGGCCGTCGAATTTGTGAAGTCCGATCCGCATTCGCTTGGGGGATTGGTGACGTCGCACAAGGTCAATTTGCTCAAGGCGTCGAAGACTCTTTTCGACGAGTTGGACCCTTACGCGAAAACCCTCCACGAGATCAGTTCGATCTCTAAGCGCGGCTCACGGTTGGTTGGCCACGCGAAGGACCCGATTAGCGTCGGTGTCGCATTGGAAGCAATCGTGGCCGATGGCTATTGGACTGAAAGCGGCGGTACACTGTGCATTCTGGGCTCTGGCGGGTCGTCTCTGGCCCTGACACTCTATCTGCACAACAAGAAGGCCGCCGGGGATGATGTGCCGTCGCGGATCGTCGTGACCGCGCGACGGGACTCAAGCCTTGAAGAGATGCGCAACGTCCACGCCCAGATCGGGTTCTCGATCCCTATCGACTACGTGCTGACGGCAACGCCGGAGCGCGCTGACGCGGTTGTCGCGGCCCTTCCTCCAAAATCCATGGTCGCCAATGCGACAGGGCTGGGCAAGGACCGCCCCGGTTCGCCACTGACCAATTCCGTTGTCTATCCCGAAGGCGCAATCGTCTGGGAATTCAACTACCGCGGCGACCTGATCTTTCTTGATCAGGCCAATGCTCAAAAAGAGGCCCGTGGCCTCACCGTCCAAGATGGCTGGGTGTATTTCATCCACGGCTGGACCCGCGTCATCGCTGAAGTCTTCGACATCGACATTCCAATGTCCGGTCCCGAATTCGATAAATTGAGCCGGATCGCGAAAAACGCCACTTCCTGACAGGAGAAACCAGATATGTCAGATATGAGCCCTACCACAATTGACTTTGACACAGTGACCGGCGCTTCGGAGGCAGCGGATCCGTTGACCCGAACCCTGAAATCGCTGGATGGATACTTTTACGACGCAGACGCGTTCAGCGCTGCAATGGCCGAAGATGACGCACTGATCTACGAGTATTTCGACATGGGTGTGCCCGAGACCAGCGGCAACGTCGCTTACGGCACA
It contains:
- a CDS encoding shikimate dehydrogenase — encoded protein: MDLQPATQPTMYFFGVTTTKSSIMKVFPAWAEHLGLDAVLQGIDFPLNDAHANYRAAVEFVKSDPHSLGGLVTSHKVNLLKASKTLFDELDPYAKTLHEISSISKRGSRLVGHAKDPISVGVALEAIVADGYWTESGGTLCILGSGGSSLALTLYLHNKKAAGDDVPSRIVVTARRDSSLEEMRNVHAQIGFSIPIDYVLTATPERADAVVAALPPKSMVANATGLGKDRPGSPLTNSVVYPEGAIVWEFNYRGDLIFLDQANAQKEARGLTVQDGWVYFIHGWTRVIAEVFDIDIPMSGPEFDKLSRIAKNATS